The DNA region ATGGCTGACCTTGGCATCACGCAGGTGGACCGCCCAGCCCTGCTGGGTGAGCGCGGATCCGATCGAGGCTCCGATCAACCCGACCCCGATCACCACCACCCGCGAACGCTCCTCCGCAGACTGGTTGGCGTTCACCCGCCGTCGGGCCCGGGCTCGGCCTCAGGCTCAGCGATGCCGACCAACTCAGGTGCCGCGGTCAACAGCTCGGTCAGCCAGGCCCCCTTCACCCGGCGGAATTTGCGGGGCAGCGGCCGGGTCCGATCCAGGATCGCGACCTCCAACGCCCCTGCGCCCAGCTCTCGTGGGGTCGCGTTGGGCCCGCCGTCGCTGGACAGCGCCCGTACCGCCAGCTGGACGGCGGCGGCGAGATCCAGGTCCCGCCGGTAGCCGCGTCGCACCGCCTCGGTGATCGCCTCGGCCGACCCGCCCATCACGGCGTACGCGTCCTCATCGGCGACCGAACCGTCGTAGGTGAGCCGGTAGATCTGGTCGAGTTCCGGCGTCGCCCCCAGCTCGGCGACCACGATCTCCACCTCGTACGGCTTCTCCCCACCGGAGGAGAAGATCGTGCCCAGCAGTTGTGCGTACGCGTTCGCCAGGCCGCGTCCGGTGACATCGGTGCGGTCATAGCTGTAGCCGCGCAGATCGGCGTAGCGGATGCCGGCGGTCCGCAAGTTCTCGAACTCGTTGTAACGTCCGACCGCCGCGAAGCCGATCCGGTCGTAGATCTCGCTGACCTTATGCAACGCCTGGGAGCGGTTCTCCGCGACGAACACGATGCCGTCGGCATAGCGCAGCACCACCACCGAACGGCCCCGGGCGATTCCCTTGCGGGCGAAGTCCGCCCGATCCTTCATCTGCTGCTCAGGAGCAACGTAGAACGGCATGCTCACAGCAGCGGCGCTCCTGGTCCGTCGGGCCGCCGCATCCGGGCGGCGATGACCTGATCCACGATCGCTGCGACCGCGTCGTCGCTCGCCCGGGTCACCCCGTCTGCGGTCGCGGTCATCACGATCGGGAAGATCCGCCGGGTGAGATCGGGGCCGCCCGTGGCCGAGTCGTCATCGGAGGCGTCGTACAGCGCCTGGATCACGGCGGTGGCGGCCTCGGTCGCCGTCAGATCGGGCCGATAGAGCTTCTTCAGCGAGCCGCGAGCGAACACCGAGCCGGAGCCCACCGAGAAGAAGGCCTGCTCCTCGTAGCGTCCGCCGGTGGCGTCGTAGGAGAAGATCCGGCCTTCCTGCCGCGCCAGATCCCAGCCGGCGAACAGCGGCACCACGACGAAGCCCTGCAAGGCCATGCCCAGGTTCTGCCGGATCATGGTGGCAAGCCGATTCGCCTTGCCGACCAGCGACAGCGGGGCACCTTCGATCTTCTCGTAGTGCTCGAGTTCCAGCTGGAACAGCCGCACCATCTCCACGGCCAGACCGGCCGAGCCGGCGATCCCGATGATCGAGTACTCGTCGGCCGGGTAGACCTTCTCGATATCGCGCTGGGCGATCATGTTGCCCATCGTGGCTCGCCGGTCGCCGGCGACGACCACACCGCCGGGAAAGGTCGCGGCGACGATCGTCGTGCCGTGCGGCGCCAGATCAGCCACCGAGGCACCAGGGCTCTCGGCGCGGGCCCCGGGCAGCACGTTCGGCGCGACGGCCGCAGCGAAGTCGGTGAAGGAGGACGTGCCGGCCTGCAGGAAGGCCGGCGGCAGCGCGGTCAGTCGTTCGGTCACTGCCCGCCCTTCTGCACGAACGACCGCACGAACTCCTCGGCGTTGTTCTCCAGCACCGAGTCGATCTCGTCCAGCAGCGAGTCGACGTCTGCGTCGAGCTCGGCCTTGTGGGCGCTGTCGGCCGGTGCCAGTTCCTCGGCGGCCTCGGTCTCTGTGTGCCGGGACCTGCTCTTGTGTTCTGACTCAGGCATCTGTGCACCTCCTACACCTTGGGCTGATGTCATGACCAGCCTATCCGTGTCAGTCGTCACTCGCGGTGAGGCCGCGCTCCCAAGACTCCGTCTTCGCTCCTCGTTCGCAAACGGAAGAACGTGTTTGCTCTCTCGTCGCTCCAGACGGAGCCCTCGCTCCGCCTCACGGCCGCTCGCGGTGTGGTCGTCGCTCGCGGTGAGGCCGCGCTCCCAAGACTCCGTCTTCGCTCCTCGTTCGCAAACGGAAGAACGTGTTTGCTCTCTCGTCGCTCCAGACGGAGCCGTCGCTCCGCCTCACGGCCGCTCGCGGTGTGGTCGTCGCTCGCTGTGAGGCCGCGCTCCCAAGACTCCGTCTTCGCTCCTCGTTCGCAAACGGAAGAACGTGTTTGCTCTCTCGTCGCTCCAGACGGAGCCCTCGCTCCGCCTCACGGCCGCTCGCGACGGGGCTCCAGGTTCTCGAACAGCGCCACGACATCATCGCTGGCGTCGATCACCGGGCCGACCTGGGCTTTGGTGCCCTTCAACGGATCCAGCAAGGGCAACCTCTGCAGGGCGGGTTTGCCGGGCACATCGAAGATCACCGAGTCCCAGGACGCGGCGACCACCGCAGGACCGTACTTCTCCATCACCCGCCCCCGGAAATAGGCCCTGGTGTCGGTGGGCGGCGCCAGCCGGGCCTGCTCGATCTCCTCGCCGGTGAGCAGCTGACGCATCCGACCCTTGCGGACCAGGGCAGCGAACAGGCTGCGCTGGGGATCCACGTCGCAATACTGCAGGTCGATCAGCGCCAGCTTCGGCGATGCCCAGCCGAGCCCGTCCCGATTGCGGTACGACTCCATCAGCTGCAGCTTCGCCACCCAGTCGAGCTGATCGGCCAGCTCCGTCGGGTCGCGGCGCAGTGTGTCGAGGACCTCCTGCCAGCGGGTGAAGATGTCCTTCGCCTCGATCCGGGCTGACTCCCCCAGCTCGCCCGCGTGCCGCTCATAGCAGGCCCGGGCCGCGTCCAGATAGACCTCTTGCAGGTCCATCGCCGTCACCCGACGGCCGTCGACCAACCGCAGCAGCTGCCGGCAGGTCGGGTCATGGCTGACGGCTCGCATGGTCATCACCGGCTGGTCGACCCGTACGGTGGGCGGCACGAGCCCGGCCTCGATCGCCCGGAGCACCCAGGACGCCGTGCCGACCTTCAGGTAGGTGGAGATCTCCGACAGGTTCGCGTCACCGGTGATCACGTGCAGCCGTCGGTGCAAGGTGGCGTCGGCGTGCGGCTCGTCGCGGGTATTGATGATCGGCCGGTTGAGCGTAGTCTCCAGCCCCACCTCGGCCTCGAAGAAGTCGGCCCGCTGGCTGATCTGGAACCCGGGTCGCTGGCTCGCCTGGCCCAGACCGACCCGGCCGGCACCGGTGAACACCTGCCGGGAGACCAGGAAGCCGGTGAACTGGGTCACCACCCGGTCGAACGGGGTGCTGCGCTCCAGCAGATAGTTCTCGTGAGTGCCGTAGGAGGCGCCCTTGCCGTCGGTGTTGTTCTTGTAGAGGCGCACCGAGCAGCCGAGGTTGCGACTGGCCTGGGCGGCAGCGATCGCCATCACCACATCACCGGCCTTGTCGTAGCGCACCGCGTCGAGCGCGCTGGTCACCTCCGGGCCGGAATACTCCGGGTGGGCATGGTCCACATAGAGCCGGGCTCCGTTGGTCAAGATCAGATTGGCCATGCCGAGGTCGTCGTCGGTCAACTGGTCGGGGTGCGCCTGAGCGCGGTTGATCTCGTAGCCGCGGATATCGCGCAGCGGTGTCTCGGTCTCGTAGTCCCAGCCGGCCTGCCGGGTGGTGGTCGTCCAGCCGTAGCCCTTGACGACATGGTTCGACAACTGCATCGGGTGCAGCTCTTCACCCACCGGCTGCCCGAGCGCCGAGATCCCGTACTCCGTCTCGATCCCCATCACCCGGAGGGCTGGGGGGAGTTCTGGGGACGCGAGCTGACTCATGAGGTCAGCCTAATGGTGGCCGCTGACCCGCGGATCGGGGTGAACCGGTTCACTCCCGCCGCTGGGCCCGCAGTAGTGTTCTGCGACGTGAGGTACCTGCCCGCGCTCGTGGTCGACGTGGTGGCGATCATCGCGTTCGCCATTCTCGGTCGGCGCAGCCACGACGAGGCCGGGAATCTGCTCGGGGTGCTGGGCACCGCCTGGCCGTTCCTTGCCGGTGCGCTGATCGGACACGCCGTCTGTTGGGGCGTCGTCGCGCTGCGCGGCGATCAGGCCGGCTGGCGTCCTGGGGTCGTCGTCTGGGCCAGCACGCTGGTGCTCGGCATGCTGCTGCGACTGGCTTCCGGGTCGGGCGCCGCCTGGCCGTTCGTCCTGGTCGCCGGCATCGTGCTCGCCGCCCTCCTGCTCGGCTGGCGTGGGGTCTTCCGGCTGGTGCAGCGTGCCCGCACGAATGCAACGGTGTAGGGCGCCCGCCGGTCAGCCAAGCGGAAGCAGGAGCAGTGCTGCGCCGCCCGCCTGCTGAATTGTTGCGCCCGCGCCGACTTCTCCTACCTTGCTCCAGGAAGAGTTCCGCACAGTGCCGGACGAATCGACTTCGCCCACCTTCGACCACGACGAATTGCGAATTGTTCCGGAGGTATCGACTTCTCCTACCTTGCTCCACGAAGAGTTCCGCACGGTGCCGGACGAATCAACCTCGCCCACCTTTGACCAGGAAGAGTTCCGCACCGTGCCGGACGAATCAACTTCGCCCACTTTGCTCCAGGAGGAGTCCCGGACGTCGGCCATGGCAATAGCTCCTAACTTCCGCTGACGGCGCGACGGATCTTCGACACCTTGCCCTTGTACGCGAGCACCTGGAATCCGTTCGCGGAAATGAAATTGTATTGGCTGAGCCAGAC from Microlunatus phosphovorus NM-1 includes:
- the dop gene encoding depupylase/deamidase Dop is translated as MSQLASPELPPALRVMGIETEYGISALGQPVGEELHPMQLSNHVVKGYGWTTTTRQAGWDYETETPLRDIRGYEINRAQAHPDQLTDDDLGMANLILTNGARLYVDHAHPEYSGPEVTSALDAVRYDKAGDVVMAIAAAQASRNLGCSVRLYKNNTDGKGASYGTHENYLLERSTPFDRVVTQFTGFLVSRQVFTGAGRVGLGQASQRPGFQISQRADFFEAEVGLETTLNRPIINTRDEPHADATLHRRLHVITGDANLSEISTYLKVGTASWVLRAIEAGLVPPTVRVDQPVMTMRAVSHDPTCRQLLRLVDGRRVTAMDLQEVYLDAARACYERHAGELGESARIEAKDIFTRWQEVLDTLRRDPTELADQLDWVAKLQLMESYRNRDGLGWASPKLALIDLQYCDVDPQRSLFAALVRKGRMRQLLTGEEIEQARLAPPTDTRAYFRGRVMEKYGPAVVAASWDSVIFDVPGKPALQRLPLLDPLKGTKAQVGPVIDASDDVVALFENLEPRRERP
- a CDS encoding DUF3054 domain-containing protein, with protein sequence MRYLPALVVDVVAIIAFAILGRRSHDEAGNLLGVLGTAWPFLAGALIGHAVCWGVVALRGDQAGWRPGVVVWASTLVLGMLLRLASGSGAAWPFVLVAGIVLAALLLGWRGVFRLVQRARTNATV
- a CDS encoding 5-fold beta-flower protein, which gives rise to MADVRDSSWSKVGEVDSSGTVRNSSWSKVGEVDSSGTVRNSSWSKVGEVDTSGTIRNSSWSKVGEVDSSGTVRNSSWSKVGEVGAGATIQQAGGAALLLLPLG
- the prcA gene encoding proteasome subunit alpha → MSMPFYVAPEQQMKDRADFARKGIARGRSVVVLRYADGIVFVAENRSQALHKVSEIYDRIGFAAVGRYNEFENLRTAGIRYADLRGYSYDRTDVTGRGLANAYAQLLGTIFSSGGEKPYEVEIVVAELGATPELDQIYRLTYDGSVADEDAYAVMGGSAEAITEAVRRGYRRDLDLAAAVQLAVRALSSDGGPNATPRELGAGALEVAILDRTRPLPRKFRRVKGAWLTELLTAAPELVGIAEPEAEPGPDGG
- the prcB gene encoding proteasome subunit beta — translated: MTERLTALPPAFLQAGTSSFTDFAAAVAPNVLPGARAESPGASVADLAPHGTTIVAATFPGGVVVAGDRRATMGNMIAQRDIEKVYPADEYSIIGIAGSAGLAVEMVRLFQLELEHYEKIEGAPLSLVGKANRLATMIRQNLGMALQGFVVVPLFAGWDLARQEGRIFSYDATGGRYEEQAFFSVGSGSVFARGSLKKLYRPDLTATEAATAVIQALYDASDDDSATGGPDLTRRIFPIVMTATADGVTRASDDAVAAIVDQVIAARMRRPDGPGAPLL
- a CDS encoding ubiquitin-like protein Pup; this translates as MPESEHKSRSRHTETEAAEELAPADSAHKAELDADVDSLLDEIDSVLENNAEEFVRSFVQKGGQ